From the genome of Gracilinanus agilis isolate LMUSP501 chromosome 2, AgileGrace, whole genome shotgun sequence, one region includes:
- the LOC123237838 gene encoding zinc-alpha-2-glycoprotein-like, producing MGLLTTVFLLLMLTGTTVLKESGIRCYSLIYEDVARSHPRPEQSNFTNTGYLNGQVFYQYDSKSQKAVPSPPWDKVEGIHDWEKESQLQKRRQDFVLDNMQNILDYYNDGNGSHIFQGRFGCKLCGDNFTKGFWKYQYDGRDFIEFNPDGKPSWIPLDPAAHMIKQRWEADPGAVYRAKAYLEEECIGALKRYIEYGKTHLRQLIPPTVNLSHNSSLEGNLTLKCLAHHFYPKEIALNWLRNGKIQEKKVGEIQPIGNGTYQTWITAEVPSPKKNSYSCHVVHESSFESLVVNWEEE from the exons ATGGGGCTTCTGACCACTGTATTTCTCCTGCTCATGCTTACAGGCACCACAGTGCTGAAGGAATCAGGAATTC GGTGTTACTCTCTGATATATGAGGATGTGGCTCGGTCACATCCTAGGCCAGAACAATCCAACTTCACAAACACTGGCTACCTCAATGGCCAAGTCTTctaccaatatgacagcaaaagccAGAAAGCAGTACCCTCACCACCCTGGGACAAAGTGGAGGGAATACATGACTGGGAGAAGGAAAGCCAGCTTCAGAAAAGAAGGCAAGACTTTGTGTTAGACAACATGCAAAACATCCTGGACTATTACAATGATGGGAATG GGTCCCATATCTTTCAGGGACGTTTTGGCTGTAAACTTTGTGGTGATAACTTCACAAAGGGATTCTGGAAGTATCAGTATGATGGAAGGGACTTCATCGAATTCAACCCTGATGGGAAACCATCCTGGATCCCTCTGGATCCTGCAGCTCACATGATCAAGCAAAGGTGGGAAGCAGACCCAGGTGCTGTGTATCGGGCCAAAGCCTATCTGGAGGAAGAGTGTATTGGAGCCCTAAAAAGATACATTGAAtatgggaagactcatcttcgcCAGCTAA TTCCCCCCACAGTGAATCTCAGCCATAATTCATCCCTCGAAGGAAACTTGACTCTGAAGTGTCTGGCCCATCACTTCTACCCAAAAGAAATTGCACTAAATTGGCTTCGGAATGGAAAGATCCAGGAGAAAAAAGTTGGAGAAATCCAGCCTATTGGAAATGGTACTTATCAGACTTGGATAACTGCTGAAGttccttctccaaaaaaaaatagttattccTGTCACGTGGTTCATGAAAGCTCATTTGAAAGCCTTGTTGTGAACtgggaagaagaataa